A genomic segment from Pseudobacteriovorax antillogorgiicola encodes:
- a CDS encoding tetratricopeptide repeat protein — protein sequence MLSKKSKVAIVTANFNVKQLIIECLSTFGFTDVQSFETTHEAYEVCSRAQYDLFIVEMDMPDNPGVTLMQRLRSTGNYGFEPMLFLGSRMNESTLNLFLEFDVDYVLMGALDKERCEAKLKYLIKTENHLPEPVQKYRDAKSAYWNGIYEMSRDLVDDLIKMGVSNERVMVLKGDILAQEQNNSEAASYYQQVLTKNPSSLCARNKLAKLKMAEGKYTEAKLMLDEMVELNPHHLKALENAGFTNFELGYDDLAKQQMAQLEKMDSDNDTANTVLTKVAIREGDYETASKRMEGQDNSQEIAEELNKAGVKLVKDEDFEGAIKVYLDCLRLIEDEEMTAKICYNLAFAYAKLKNMTKAREFCERALMADSGLEPAQKMMAQLNKQTA from the coding sequence ATGCTTTCAAAAAAATCAAAAGTAGCAATTGTGACGGCTAATTTCAATGTTAAGCAACTAATCATTGAGTGCCTTTCTACATTTGGCTTTACTGATGTTCAGTCCTTCGAAACCACTCACGAAGCCTACGAAGTTTGCTCTCGCGCCCAGTACGACTTGTTTATTGTTGAGATGGATATGCCGGATAACCCTGGAGTGACCCTCATGCAGAGGCTTCGTAGCACAGGCAACTACGGCTTTGAACCGATGCTTTTTTTAGGTAGTCGTATGAATGAGTCGACGTTGAACTTATTTCTCGAATTTGATGTTGACTACGTTTTGATGGGAGCTCTGGACAAGGAGCGCTGCGAGGCGAAGCTCAAATATCTGATCAAAACTGAAAATCATCTTCCCGAACCCGTTCAAAAATATCGTGATGCAAAATCTGCCTATTGGAATGGAATCTATGAAATGAGCCGGGATTTGGTCGATGACCTGATCAAGATGGGTGTTAGCAACGAGCGTGTTATGGTCCTCAAAGGGGATATTCTAGCTCAAGAGCAGAACAACAGCGAGGCAGCTAGCTACTATCAGCAGGTCCTTACCAAAAACCCTAGCTCCCTTTGCGCCAGAAACAAACTAGCAAAATTAAAGATGGCTGAGGGCAAGTACACCGAGGCAAAACTGATGCTTGACGAGATGGTAGAATTGAATCCTCACCATCTTAAGGCCTTGGAGAATGCGGGCTTCACGAATTTTGAATTGGGTTATGACGATCTTGCCAAGCAACAGATGGCTCAACTGGAGAAAATGGATAGTGACAACGATACGGCAAACACAGTTTTGACAAAGGTAGCTATCCGTGAGGGTGATTACGAGACGGCGAGCAAGCGTATGGAAGGGCAAGATAACTCCCAAGAGATTGCCGAAGAGTTGAATAAGGCCGGAGTAAAGCTCGTTAAGGACGAGGATTTCGAAGGAGCTATCAAGGTGTACCTTGATTGTTTAAGACTCATCGAAGATGAAGAAATGACCGCTAAGATCTGCTATAACTTGGCATTTGCCTATGCAAAGCTCAAGAATATGACAAAGGCTCGGGAGTTTTGTGAGAGGGCGCTGATGGCGGATTCAGGGCTGGAGCCGGCCCAGAAGATGATGGCTCAGCTAAACAAGCAGACAGCTTAG